The following are from one region of the Pseudodesulfovibrio piezophilus C1TLV30 genome:
- a CDS encoding LytR/AlgR family response regulator transcription factor codes for MPKLKTLLIHPDSEVRTALRDALEDVPFLQVLGEAITAFEALELLEAIPYGVFFVGTRLPGDISGIEMAQMLAGRKHKPALIFISDSETKAYAAFELGATDYLLWPPAPGRMARTVDRLQHFKQRFREVPVPASYQSEAVPIDQGEDALTVKLPLPEEEQDSFLAALKTAWDQTARRRPEIDKLAVTQDGRTILIPYDQIIFVEAFEDYSYVHTANQKFLSSHRLKNLEDRLGPHRFFRVHRKYLVNLDMVTEIASMPGSNFMLRTAGRTRIELPISRRRIAELKKIIGL; via the coding sequence ATGCCCAAGCTGAAGACGTTGCTCATCCACCCGGACTCCGAGGTCCGTACCGCCCTGCGTGACGCGCTGGAAGACGTCCCGTTCCTCCAGGTGCTCGGTGAGGCCATCACAGCTTTCGAGGCTTTGGAACTGCTGGAAGCGATTCCTTATGGCGTTTTTTTCGTGGGCACCCGGTTACCGGGTGATATTTCCGGCATTGAGATGGCGCAGATGCTCGCTGGCCGAAAACACAAACCCGCGCTGATTTTTATTTCCGACTCGGAAACCAAGGCCTATGCCGCATTTGAACTGGGTGCGACCGATTACCTGCTCTGGCCACCCGCACCGGGCCGTATGGCCCGCACGGTGGACCGCCTTCAGCACTTCAAACAGCGATTCCGGGAAGTGCCCGTCCCTGCCAGCTACCAATCTGAGGCTGTACCGATAGATCAGGGGGAAGATGCGCTGACTGTCAAACTGCCCCTGCCGGAAGAAGAGCAGGATTCCTTTCTGGCGGCCCTCAAGACAGCCTGGGACCAGACAGCCAGGCGCAGGCCCGAAATAGACAAACTGGCTGTGACTCAAGATGGACGCACCATCCTCATCCCCTACGACCAGATCATCTTCGTGGAAGCATTCGAGGATTATTCCTATGTCCATACCGCCAATCAGAAATTTCTCTCGTCCCACAGACTGAAGAATCTGGAAGACAGACTGGGACCACACCGTTTTTTTCGCGTCCATCGCAAGTACCTTGTCAATTTGGACATGGTCACAGAAATCGCCAGTATGCCCGGCTCGAACTTCATGTTGCGCACTGCGGGCCGGACACGTATCGAGCTGCCGATCAGTCGACGCAGGATCGCTGAATTGAAAAAGATCATCGGCTTGTAG